The Toxorhynchites rutilus septentrionalis strain SRP chromosome 3, ASM2978413v1, whole genome shotgun sequence genome includes a region encoding these proteins:
- the LOC129775740 gene encoding uncharacterized protein LOC129775740 — MDPLDDYVEKPMLEAETVVEETILEEIPVELEPIETGPPLTSALIGPEKAIYKNVLMVFRSFYRGQYSVANVKTWTVRSNTLEEFLDYLYELARPYMKRAVEFRSGEPFWSEKEVPTRKDLPLYVTFKDRIQKRVWRAEQLEGNMLLKWGRKTITLRLFVHSIRIQSRAEWETVKLKLFEGKTEVSSNEKRTEQDMAEEQKLQALVERLRKIHHDKLAPMMEDAFHGWARLILLQPTQAQADLCYGEPPDSLKQNFVEVNKNENRKRIRVSGPAQREHVADGFGFEDEVQALRQTVTQIKDLVEMLDRRVGLLEEKCHGYKQTVVGIWPTNNPTRFEANENKNDGDEALIDIVLSEDATDGVQGEGSGNSDPLILVGMGQHVKQEMECEDD, encoded by the coding sequence ATGGATCCTCTTGACGATTACGTTGAGAAGCCAATGCTAGAGGCGGAAACAGTAGTAGAAGAGACTATTCTTGAAGAAATTCCAGTAGAACTTGAACCAATCGAGACGGGACCGCCGCTCACAAGTGCCTTGATTGGTCCAGAGAAAGCGATTTATAAGAACGTACTCATGGTATTCAGGTCATTCTACCGAGGCCAGTACAGTGTGGCGAATGTGAAAACCTGGACCGTGAGAAGTAACACACTGGAAGAGTTTCTGGATTATTTGTATGAGTTGGCGCGACCATATATGAAACGTGCGGTTGAGTTTCGATCAGGTGAACCGTTTTGGAGTGAAAAGGAGGTTCCCACAAGAAAGGATCTTCCATTGTATGTTACTTTCAAAGATCGTATACAAAAAAGGGTTTGGAGGGCGGAACAGCTGGAAGGCAATATGCTGCTAAAGTGGGGCCGTAAAACTATCACTTTGAGGCTATTCGTCCATTCCATCCGTATTCAATCCCGCGCAGAGTGGGAGACCGTTAAACTGAAGCTCTTTGAGGGCAAAACTGAAGTCAGCAGCAATGAGAAGCGGACGGAACAGGATATGGCAGAAGAGCAAAAGCTGCAAGCGTTGGTTGAGCGCTTGAGAAAAATTCACCATGACAAACTTGCGCCTATGATGGAGGATGCTTTCCATGGGTGGGCTCGATTGATTTTGTTACAACCAACCCAAGCACAGGCGGATCTTTGCTATGGTGAACCCCCGGATAGTCTGAAACAGAACTTCGTGGAAGTCAACAAGAATGAGAATCGGAAGCGAATCAGGGTTTCTGGACCAGCCCAGCGAGAACATGTTGCTGATGGGTTCGGATTCGAGGACGAAGTGCAGGCGCTCCGTCAAACTGTTACTCAAATTAAAGATTTAGTCGAGATGTTGGACCGCCGGGTTGGTCTGTTAGAGGAAAAATGTCACGGTTACAAGCAAACGGTTGTTGGAATTTGGCCTACAAACAACCCGACGAGGTTTGAGGCTAATGAAAATAAGAACGATGGAGATGAAGCCCTGATTGATATAGTACTGTCAGAGGACGCGACTGACGGAGTTCAAGGTGAGGGCAGCGGCAATTCTGACCCTTTGATATTGGTTGGCATGGGACAGCACGTGAAACAGGAAATGGAATGTGAAGATGATTAG